The Thermodesulfobacteriota bacterium sequence AGAGCATCAACATAGATCATTCTTGAAGTACGTAGTTGTTATTGCCCGGAATTTCTTCAAAATAGCAGTGTAAAATTTTTGTCTTTTGAATCGGTGAAGAAATTCTAACTTGGATATGGACTGGTCATCGAGGGCTTGGCAATAAAGTTAGCTGCCTAACATCTAATAAAGAGGTAGATATTTTCCGTGACTTTCTGTTAACACTTTCTATGTTCACATTCATTATTCCTCAGGAGGCCAGGATATATAGTCTGATGATTCTGCTTACGTTTCGATTCTATTGCATAGCTCCATAATCTTTCCAAGCTGTTTATTCAAACTCCTCCCTGGTAAAACCCTTACTTGCGATAAATAGTCTCTTAGCTAAGAAAATTAATGAGATGAATATCAAAAGAAAAAAGGAACTAGGACGCTTTTTTCTCTGGAAACAAGGGAAAACGGGGCAAAAGTCATTCCAAGCCCAAGCGAAAGAGTATCTAGATCTTGTTATGCCTGTGCATACTTTAGGTGCTGTTTCCCTGGTTTTTATATTGGCATCCGTGTTGATGTTCCTCTTTTTGGATAAAAAGAGTCTTTGGCTAGATGAGGCATTTAGCGTTACCATGGCCCAGCAGGATTGGACGACTCTCTTGCGAATCTTATCCGAGGGTGAGGCAAATATGGGTCTCTACTATATATTGCTAAAATGGTGGGTAAATATAGGCCAGAGTGAATTTGTAGTCAGAAGTCTTTCCGTCCTTTTCGCCCTGGCTACAGTGCCGATGGCTTATGCGCTTGGGGCACGCTTATTTGGGTTACAAGTGGGGATCATTACTGCATTGCTTCTTACTGTGAATGCCTTTTTTATCCGGTACGCCCAAGAGGCCCGAGGTTACAGCCTCGTACTCCTGTTGGTTACCCTTTCCTCATATTTCTTTGTAAAGAGCATAGAGCGACCTTCCAGGAAACTCTGGATTGCCTACATCATTAGCAGCGTGCTGGCTGTTTATGCACATTTCTTCGCGGTTATAGTCTTGTTGGCTCACACCATATCACTGGTTTTTTTGCGTCGACAAAATGTCTCGTGGAAAGGGCTGGTGGTTAGTGGTGTGATTATCATTCTTCTTTTAGTACCCTTGGTTCTCTTTATATTGAGTCGAGGCAATGTAGGTTTAGGCTGGATTCATCAGCCTAACCTATATAGCATATACCAATTGTTCTACGAGCTAGTAGGACGAGGTGGTCGTCTGCTGCTGGTGGTATACCTTATACCATGTTCTATTGCTTTCTTCCTTGCTGTCAGGACGTGGTTAGGTTCTAAGACATCCCTTAATACCTGGCGCTACACCTTCTTGCTAATCTGGTTATTCATTCCTATAATAATCGCCTTCTCCTATTCGTTCATCGAACCTATATTTTGGCCACGTTTCTTCATTATATGCCTCCTACCTCTTGTTCTCTCCGCAAGTGTTGGCTTATGTTATATACGTTATCCTTGGGTTTTTGCAACTATACTTATCATACTAATAGTTCTGTCGGGACGTGCGGTAATAGGTTGGTACTCGGGTTATGATAAGGAAGGAGGTGAAGATTGGAGAAGTGCGACTAGACTTGTAGTATCTATGATACAACCAGGAGACACAGTTCTCTTCTTCCCTCCCTATGTGAGTTTGCCTTTTGACTACTACCTTCACAGACTTGGTTCACGGGATAAGATCCCGGATGCTATATACCGTTCGTCGGGAACTTACATCGCCAGCAGATTTCAAAAAGGTCGGTGGCCTGACCTTGATAGAAGCTTTCTTGACCAACTTTCGGTCCAATACCGCCGTGTATGGATAATCGTAAGAAATCTTCATCGTCTGGAGAACCAGCATAATCACTTTATCCTGTCGTTGCAAAGCAAGTACAAACTTGTGGAGACTCGACAGTTAAAAAAGATAACAGTTTTACTTTATGACATTTCGCCCCTTGAGTCACAGCTATATGAGAAAAGTCAAGGAGAAGTTCCAATCGGGCTTATGCAAAATTAAGACCGAGCGGTTAGATCATCGCCCACTTTGATGATGAAAATCTTGAAGAATTTAAAACTGGAATCAATTAGAAGTGAATTTGTAATACTAATAATTTTATTTGTTGGTATATCTCTCAGAATCTATGATTTGGGCAGTGAGAGTATTTGGCTGGATGAGGCAGTATCGATTAAATGGGCTAATTTAAGTCCATTTCAGATTTTAGTTGCTACTTCTAAAGATGTTCATACACCGCTGTATTACATCATTCTACATTTC is a genomic window containing:
- a CDS encoding glycosyltransferase family 39 protein encodes the protein MNIKRKKELGRFFLWKQGKTGQKSFQAQAKEYLDLVMPVHTLGAVSLVFILASVLMFLFLDKKSLWLDEAFSVTMAQQDWTTLLRILSEGEANMGLYYILLKWWVNIGQSEFVVRSLSVLFALATVPMAYALGARLFGLQVGIITALLLTVNAFFIRYAQEARGYSLVLLLVTLSSYFFVKSIERPSRKLWIAYIISSVLAVYAHFFAVIVLLAHTISLVFLRRQNVSWKGLVVSGVIIILLLVPLVLFILSRGNVGLGWIHQPNLYSIYQLFYELVGRGGRLLLVVYLIPCSIAFFLAVRTWLGSKTSLNTWRYTFLLIWLFIPIIIAFSYSFIEPIFWPRFFIICLLPLVLSASVGLCYIRYPWVFATILIILIVLSGRAVIGWYSGYDKEGGEDWRSATRLVVSMIQPGDTVLFFPPYVSLPFDYYLHRLGSRDKIPDAIYRSSGTYIASRFQKGRWPDLDRSFLDQLSVQYRRVWIIVRNLHRLENQHNHFILSLQSKYKLVETRQLKKITVLLYDISPLESQLYEKSQGEVPIGLMQN